The Scyliorhinus canicula chromosome 17, sScyCan1.1, whole genome shotgun sequence DNA window gtactgcctgctgcgagtggctacgggtttacagtccggggtgaggttggcaaagagaggaggggggagattcgcaacgtggctaggctgcagatagtgagtggggccaggggtccgccgaaactgagggtgagactcttgagattacattggaaatcaaggcctaataagagtggggcgcagagttcgggcaggacgtagagctggaatttggcatagctagcgccttggatctggacagagtgggagcccgaagcgagggagatagtttgctgcgcggggaaaacggggagcgaacagcgtcttaccagatctgggtgtatgaagctctcagtgctcccggagtcgaaaaggcacggcgtgctgtacccgttaatttggaccatcgccatcgagtttcgcagatgcttcgggcgcgattgatccagggtgactgcgctgagttgcgggtcgtcggcggctcgatcagctgtgctggagtggccccgtgatgactgccctctgagttcgtagtcgtcgaggtgagtttcagagtttgaaggggatggatcccaagatggccgcccccatgagtcgcacatggccagccgcatggaggaggattgccaagatggccgcccccatgagtcgcacatggccggccgcatggaggaggattgccaagatggctgccctcatgagtcgcacatgtcgggcgggggcggagtcggcatacaggctgcagcatttcggggcctgtgggcctgtgaattcagggaacgagtgctttgagccgtgggagggttagaggctggggctttcatCGCTAgaaacactctggcatagtgtccttttcacctgcagctgctgcaggtcgcgttgcgggctgggcagtgctgacgCGAGTGCTgatcctggccgcaaaagtggcaggctggagcagcattgtggctgggtggccgcgtggcgcaggcctgggggagtcgctggtcgggggcccatgacggggtcgcggggtctgcggggaacgaggtgaggctgcggaaggggacctccatagtggtagcaagttcaacagtcgcttcaagatttagggcccccttttccagcagttgttggcgcacgtaatttgacctaaggcctgcaacaaggtatcgcgtacagcaagttctctatgttctgccgcagtaaccgcctggtaattacagtcactagataaagttttaagctctctcaggaattctgcgagcggttccataggccgctggcggcgagtagtaaacacgtgtcgcgcgtagacctcatttacaggccttacatacgttttgtcgagtagcgctagggcctcagtatacgaaccggcgcagtttagttgagtagagattctgtggctcaccctcgcgtgcagtaggctcagtttctgctcctctgttgtttaggctgtgcttgcttccgccaggtaggctttaaaacaccgcagccaatgagaaaaaaattcttttgcctctgcatcctgtgggtcgagttccagtcgctcaggcttgagggctgatcccatgattgatcctgactgtttcttaagtcgattaaattgatggaaccatcaattcactagacatgtgctttaagatatgaacagtggttttaattacttataacagagccagcctgttccgcgttgaactctcgatgaactgaatgactggctctgagcattggtatttatacagcagtccagggggaggagtcatgggcggagccaagggtggagccctgtacaaactcctaagcattcccagcgctactccccctagtggtcgggcaacgcaactgcgcttacaaatgcatggtctcatgtatatacagcacagtgtgaattacggagttacattcaccacaaagataTCAAGGGAAATGGGAGATAGTGTGGGTAAATAGTGTTGAGATCGGCAATTGAGCTCAACAAAGGGTTCAGCAagtttaatgggccaaatggctgactgcagctcctatttgttatggtcactgtgtccaggacaggaagcagtgagcagggatctgtcaatcagcctgaatccgcaccttcaggagaattgggagggtgaatattagatacagcagagtgagaatggagggagagtgtgtgggatggagatttacagcttttgggaagagagagggaagaatgtTCCATCGGAAGCAGAATTGTCTGTTTTGAATTCctgtcctgtactgacagtgatgacttttgtcaATTGTTTTtccaggatattagaagaggaggaattacagacagatatCTCAAATGTCACGTCTTGATCTGACAGAATCACTTGATTCCTTGGGACACAGAAAcaggtgagagtgttccagagcactgactgtggaaagagcttcaaccagttacacTGTCTGAAAAAAACATTgcaccattcacagcagggagggactgtacacgtgttctgtgtgtggggaaGGTTTCAATTGTCCAACCTGGAGTGACACAAGGAgaaccaaaacatggagaaaccgtggaaatgtggggattgtgggaagagattcagtgcCCGATCTAAGCTGGAGtttcatcgacgcattcacactggggagaggccgttcagctgctctgtgtgtgagaagggatttgtTCAGTTATATGGCCTGaaaacacaccagcgaattcacactggggagaaaccgttcacctgctctcagtgtgggaagggattcgttcAGTTATCCGgcctgaagacacaccagcgagttcacactggggagaaaccgttcacctgctctcagtgtgggaagggattcgttcAGTTATCCGgcctgaagacacaccagcgagttcacactggggagaaaccgttcacctgctctcagtgtgggaagggattcggtgATTCCTCCAACCtgtggacacaccagcgagttcatactggggagaaaccgttcacctgctctcggtgtgggaagggattcagtcaattATCCCAAaagcagacacaccagcgagttcacactggggaaaggccgttcacctgctctcagtgtgggaagggattcactcggttatcccacctgcagacacaccagcgagttcacactggggaaaggccgttcacctgctctcagtgtgggaagggattcagtcatttatccaacctgcggacacaccagcgagttcacactggggagaagccattcacctgctctcagtgtgaaaagagattcactcagttgtccaacctgcagacacaccagcgagttcacactggggagcggccgttcacctgctctcagtgtgggatgggattcactcggttatccacccGGCAGAGacatcaacgagttcacactggggaaaggccgttcacctgctctcagtgtgggaagggattcactcagttatccagcctgcagagacatcaacaagttcacactgggaaACCGCgtccgttcagctgctctcagtgtggaaagggatttttTCAATTATCCACCCTGAAGAAACATCAGAGGgctcacactggggagatgccgttcacctgctctcagtgtgggaaaggattcagttactcatccagcctgcagacacaccagcgagttcacactggggagaggccgttcacctgctctcagtgtgagaaaggattcagttgctcatcccacctgcagagacaccagcgagttcacactggggaaacgccgttcacctgctctcagtgtgggaaaggattcagttgctcatccagcctgcagagacaccagcgagttcactcttggaagaggccgttcacctgctctgtgtgtgggaaggaattctgtGTTTCCTGGCAGTTACTCAGTCACGAACAACTTCACAAGTGATAATGGGGTGGATTCTGCTGTTACTGTTTCTGCTTCAGTTACATCCAGGacggcattttgttcattctgacagttggtgtTGGAGGGAATTAAAGTTGAGTCCTGGAGACTGTGTTGAACTTCAAGgaaaagtctttgtttcacatGTATGTGGACATACAGAGGCTCGGGCCTGAATGCTGCAGGTCCCAAcgagtctctctctcccccattgtACATTGCAATGACCAGTTGTACTGTCCGATGTCGTATTGATATGTTAATTGTTTTTACAGAGTACAGATAGTTGGATAAATGTAAAACTTAATATTAACATTGATTTGTTTTGGCAGCaccatggcgcagtgggttacccctgttgcctcacggcgccgaggtcccaggttcgatcccggctctgggtcactgtccgtgtggagtttgcacattctctccgtgtctgcgtgggtttcgcccccacaacccaaagatatgcaggctaggtggattggccatgttaaattgtcccttaattggaaactttaaattgggtacactaaatttattttttttaaaaacatagattttttgttttattgaatACTGGATGGTCCGTATAATCACATTAAGTACAGaaattatttgaaacaaacctgataATTGCATCTCCGGCCGATTCTTGGCCCCCATTTAGCATTTCAAAGGGTTGTTCTAACTGTGATGTGGTGTTAACGGCCTCCCCTCCATGTTCATCCGAAGATAACCATCTTTTTGGTTTTCTGAgcagtctgtctgtctcagtgcaGTTTCCCTGATTATTTTGCTAATTCAAATGGGTTTTTCAGACTTTTGCCATTGTGGGTGTAGATGGCCTGTGTTGATTACTGCCTGCCTGGATGTCTGAATTAACCGTCCCTATTCTCTAGTGAGGTATGACTTGCCTTTGTGCGTTTGTACATTTATCACATGATTAAACGGAGATGTGAATGGACATGTGAATAAATATACATATAGAAAAACATGGGCCCCGATATTTTCCCACAACAGGCCCCCCTGGATCAAAAATAGACCCAAGATTGCCATGAACCGATAACTGTCGTGGTGCACCCCGCTTGTGTAATAAACTATACCTTGTGGATATCGTTGCCGATCCTCATGGAAGCTCTCCTTCCTCGATCATAATtgaggacacggtgctggatccttcAGGTGGCCTGGCCTCCAGATCACGGAAAGTGTCCTCAACCACCCGCTGTGAGTAACAGCCATTAACCTTTTCCCTTCCCGCTGTCATATGCGaacacctttaagaaataggtgtttattgaATAGCTGTAGTAggtgtacctttatgaaatgggtgtttgtcagatagctgcagtgatgtcagagtgtgggtggagctgggctgtctgtcttacactttcgtttttgagcaggcagctacagtatATTTTAGTTTCCTTTTGAGAGCCGGATAGCCGCAGGAAAAGCAAACATCTGTATAAGGCtctatctctgcaatctaaagactgtcactagatcatttgaggatttcaaagtgataactgctctcagtagtgaatttaaatctgatctctgtgttgaaaagggtcttttgtcttatggatgttgtaaggaaagactaagggttacttatagagtacagtATTCTTTCGGGGGAGTATTttagttgatggttgctaagcTGTTTATTgtctgtgtttaaaaatgttaatgggattcatagaataaacattgtttttgttttaaaatactcttagttctctgttgcaccacacctgtaaagtgggcccttgtactccccataaccacactctattaaaagttgtgggtcaggtgaactccatgatacactttggggttctctaaaccctggcccataagaaATTGggagctcgagggggataaaaatctatctattgggttgactttgtgaacttaaagacagtgaggggtgagcatattgtggttgtttttcaggtgtggtataccAGTTTAAGTAGGAGTGTGTTGtgcacaatggctctttcagaggttctgaaatttttggaggtggagacggtcacacgcagtaccttacgaacagagactaaaaatagGCTTTTAGATTtcccaaaaacattgcagttaacattacctgacagaatACAAAAAGAAACGGTActtaaattgcctgagatacagtctgactcattagaaatggcaaaaagtCAGTTTCAaatcaagcaacttgaacatgaaaaagaattaaagctgcttgaatacgcaatgagagaaaaagaaagagaaaaggagatacagatcatggaaaaacaaagagagagatgaaagggaaaaagagagagagtttgaacttagaAAAAGGCCAtgaaaatctggggacagtggagacggcatcggggggaaacagggggctcgatggaggctccactgggtggcaaccatcggttcatcccggggaacacggatgggggattcaggggatggcaaagggcgggcatcagcaaattgagggacctgtttattggcagggaggtttgcgggcctgggggaactggaagataaatttggccttccccaggggaacatgttcagatacctgtaggtaaaggcgtttgctaggcgacaggtagagggattccctttgctgccctcgcaggggacgatggacagagtgctttcgggggtgtgggtaggagaggggaaggtgtctgacatctataaggtaatgcaggaggtgaaggagtcgtcagtggaggagctgaaggctaaatgggaggaggaactcggggagcagatagaggacgggacttgggcggaggccttggagagagtcaactcctcctcctcatgtgcgaggcttagtctcatccaatttaaggtgctgcaccgggcccacatgtccgggactaggatgagtaggttcttcgggggtgaggacaggtgcaccagatgttcggggagtcctgcgaaccacgcccatatgttttgggcatgcccagcactggaagaattctggaagggggtggcggggacggtgtcgagggtggttggatccagggtcaaaccagggtggggactcgcgatttttggggttggggtagagccgggagtgcaggaggcgaaagaggccggtgtcctggcctttgcgtccctagtagcccgtcgaaggattctgttacaatggaaggatgcaaggcccccaagcgtggagacctggatcagtgacatggcgggatttataaaattggaaaaggtcaaatttgccctgagaggatcaatacaagggttctataaacgatggcagccttttctggacttcctggctcagagataggtaactgggtcaatagcagcagcaacccgggggggggggggggNNNNNNNNNNNNNatgatttggccaccattttagacaagaagaaagaaagacagaaagacagaaagagacagagagaaagagacaggaaagagacaaagagaacaagtcagagacagagagagagagagagaaagtaaaggaagagaattagaaaagagttctgtattcctatttcattttcatactttgacttcagcctttgacttttaaagttgtgttcaggctattgtctcagaagataattcctgtgattctttgaagaaaatcaaattgtctacaaactaccttttaaatcattttcaagttgtaaccaatgaacttcaataaaacaattcttatttgcacctgacaagtttttaaacttgaatttctactgagtttcagcaatgtctcaacaacaaccagcaaccgtaaattaaataaaacttcacaaattcaaagatacaacaagtcccaattgggacgatgtgggattcgcaaagaaggtgtttgggggcaggattaaggaaaatgccgattcgggggaaccacagatttgagccagggaggtgggatggaaattttcggaaatgggagaaggggattaagacactaaaagatttgtttcttcggggtcagtttgcaggattgaaggagctggaagtgaagtatggactgggagaaatgtttagaactatgcaggttcgagattttgccagaaaggagatacagagcctcCCGatggagccggcttccacattgctggaggtgctgacgacaaggggactggagaaggggcagtgtcagcggattacggagctattttggaggaggagaaggcaccgctggaagggatcaaagcaaagtgggaggaaaagttgggagaggatatgaagGAGAGGTtccggtgtgaggtgctccggagagtgaatgcctccacctcgtgcgcgaggttggggctgatacagctgaaggtggtatacagagcatacCTTATGAGGGCGAGGATAAGCCAATTCCTTGAAGAagcagaagatgtgtgtgaacgttgtgggaggggccccgctaatcacgttcatatgttttggtcctgtccaaagctaggggagtactggaaggaggttttgagggtaatttctaaagtagtggacgtgaaactggacccgggcccccaggaggccatattcggggtgtcggactggccagggttggaaacgggtgcggaggcagatgttgtagccttcgcctcgttgatcgcccgaaggcagatcctgatgggttggagagcagcctctccagcctgtgccctggtgtggcggggggacctgctggaattcttgactcttgagaaggttacgtttgaactgacgggaaggatggaggggttcaacaattcatgagcattattcattatgcactttcaagaactggataacattgaacattagttgg harbors:
- the LOC119951358 gene encoding zinc finger protein 229-like codes for the protein MEKPWKCGDCGKRFSARSKLEFHRRIHTGERPFSCSVCEKGFVQLYGLKTHQRIHTGEKPFTCSQCGKGFVQLSGLKTHQRVHTGEKPFTCSQCGKGFVQLSGLKTHQRVHTGEKPFTCSQCGKGFGDSSNLWTHQRVHTGEKPFTCSRCGKGFSQLSQKQTHQRVHTGERPFTCSQCGKGFTRLSHLQTHQRVHTGERPFTCSQCGKGFSHLSNLRTHQRVHTGEKPFTCSQCEKRFTQLSNLQTHQRVHTGERPFTCSQCGMGFTRLSTRQRHQRVHTGERPFTCSQCGKGFTQLSSLQRHQQVHTGKPRPFSCSQCGKGFFQLSTLKKHQRAHTGEMPFTCSQCGKGFSYSSSLQTHQRVHTGERPFTCSQCEKGFSCSSHLQRHQRVHTGETPFTCSQCGKGFSCSSSLQRHQRVHSWKRPFTCSVCGKEFCVSWQLLSHEQLHK